A genome region from Microbacterium sp. CGR2 includes the following:
- a CDS encoding glycosyltransferase yields the protein MRILVITPWYPTIGSPVAGVFVRRDTELISTDHDVELVHLVDPSLLSEADLAADSRSAYPVHRVPMSPSRPTDLIAAWRRIRDLIPGFDVVHTHAFRALPPFLGHRVRKPWVHSEHWSGIGDPDSLTPRGRLVLRLTGPILRRPEIVTAVSNHLLSQVKRFRSGPTMVVPSVVADAAPAGRTGQDPATLRLVSVGQLSDGKDPMLAVRTVEELRRRGVKTTLDWVGDGPLRPQIESLTEDDDGITLHGALDSTGVTTALNAADVFLLPTRGETLCLSALEAISHGRPVVIGSRGGQRDYITDDNGRLVDARTPEAYADAVVDIRQHLDRLDPESVAATLRGRFSAAAVLAGYEHAYERAIDIHRKARR from the coding sequence GTGCGCATCCTCGTCATCACGCCCTGGTACCCCACCATCGGCTCGCCCGTCGCCGGCGTGTTCGTCCGGCGGGACACCGAACTCATCAGTACTGACCACGACGTCGAACTCGTGCACCTCGTCGATCCCTCGCTCCTCTCCGAGGCCGACCTCGCGGCAGATTCCCGCTCTGCGTACCCGGTGCACCGCGTGCCCATGTCGCCGAGCCGTCCGACCGATCTCATCGCCGCGTGGCGGCGTATCCGCGACCTCATTCCCGGCTTCGACGTCGTGCACACGCACGCGTTCCGTGCGCTTCCACCGTTCCTCGGCCACCGCGTGCGCAAGCCCTGGGTGCATTCCGAGCACTGGTCCGGAATCGGCGATCCAGACTCCTTGACGCCCAGAGGGCGGCTCGTTCTCCGATTGACCGGACCGATCCTCCGCCGGCCGGAGATCGTCACCGCGGTGAGCAATCATCTCCTCTCCCAGGTGAAGCGGTTCCGCTCAGGACCGACGATGGTCGTGCCCTCGGTCGTCGCCGACGCGGCCCCCGCCGGCCGAACCGGCCAGGACCCTGCGACATTGCGACTTGTCTCGGTGGGACAGCTCAGCGACGGCAAGGATCCGATGCTCGCCGTCCGCACAGTGGAGGAACTCCGCCGCCGAGGAGTGAAGACGACGCTGGACTGGGTCGGCGACGGTCCGTTGCGACCGCAGATCGAGAGTCTGACCGAGGATGACGACGGGATCACGCTTCACGGCGCCCTGGACAGTACGGGGGTCACGACAGCGCTGAACGCCGCCGATGTCTTCCTCCTGCCCACCCGGGGCGAGACCTTGTGCTTGAGCGCGCTTGAGGCGATCTCGCACGGACGGCCAGTCGTGATCGGATCGCGCGGCGGCCAGCGCGACTACATCACCGACGACAACGGACGTCTGGTCGACGCACGCACCCCTGAGGCGTACGCGGACGCAGTCGTCGACATCCGACAGCATCTCGACCGCCTCGACCCCGAGTCGGTGGCCGCGACGCTCCGCGGGCGGTTTTCCGCTGCGGCCGTCCTCGCCGGCTACGAGCACGCCTACGAGCGCGCGATCGACATCCACCGAAAGGCTCGTCGATGA
- a CDS encoding glycosyltransferase family 4 protein: MRILVVTPWFPTTNAPVSGVFVRREVEALSAVHDVTVLHLDWQRGVPLAAEAHPGHDYRHESLGRTDPRAYHRARRAVADAARDHDVVHTHALTVLLPWPFGRPGGDRPWVHSEHWSGISAPETLGLGERGALAVLGRRLSAPDAVVAESTRLATAMRRFRRTGTDVVPCVVDTPDAMEPRRPDGIHLVGVGGIIPRKGPLLAVAAVAELVSRGLDTTLTWVGEGPLSAQMLSEANDRGISERVRLTGALDDAGVARELNDANMFILPTQGDNFCVVAAEALVHGRPVVSGAATGAVDYAEPSVSRFVTVQTGVAYADAIQDLANATVGVGSSEIAATVAHRFTSTTVAAALTTIYDRVR, translated from the coding sequence ATGCGCATTCTCGTGGTGACCCCGTGGTTCCCGACCACGAACGCGCCGGTCTCAGGAGTGTTCGTCCGCCGAGAAGTCGAAGCGCTCTCGGCCGTCCACGACGTCACCGTGCTGCACCTCGACTGGCAGCGCGGCGTCCCCCTGGCTGCCGAGGCGCATCCCGGCCACGACTACCGGCACGAGAGCCTCGGGCGTACCGACCCCCGCGCGTACCATCGGGCACGCCGCGCCGTCGCAGATGCCGCCCGTGATCATGACGTCGTCCACACCCACGCGCTGACCGTCCTCCTGCCCTGGCCGTTCGGACGTCCGGGAGGCGACCGCCCGTGGGTGCATTCCGAGCACTGGTCCGGCATCAGCGCACCCGAGACCCTCGGCCTCGGCGAACGCGGCGCTCTCGCCGTTCTCGGACGCCGCTTGTCCGCGCCGGACGCGGTCGTTGCGGAGAGTACGCGGTTGGCGACAGCGATGCGGCGGTTCCGCAGGACCGGCACCGATGTGGTGCCCTGCGTCGTCGACACCCCGGATGCCATGGAGCCGCGCAGACCTGACGGCATCCATCTCGTCGGCGTCGGTGGCATCATCCCTCGAAAGGGTCCGCTTCTCGCCGTCGCTGCGGTCGCCGAGCTCGTCTCGCGCGGGCTGGACACGACTCTCACGTGGGTCGGGGAAGGACCCCTCAGCGCACAGATGCTCAGCGAAGCGAACGACCGAGGCATCTCGGAACGCGTGCGGCTCACAGGAGCCCTCGATGACGCGGGGGTGGCGCGCGAGCTGAATGATGCGAACATGTTCATCCTGCCCACCCAGGGCGACAACTTCTGCGTCGTGGCGGCCGAAGCTCTCGTGCACGGGCGTCCGGTCGTCAGCGGTGCCGCAACCGGTGCGGTCGACTACGCCGAACCGTCGGTGAGTCGCTTCGTGACCGTGCAGACGGGCGTCGCCTACGCCGACGCCATCCAAGACCTGGCGAACGCGACGGTCGGCGTCGGCTCGTCGGAGATCGCGGCGACGGTCGCTCACCGCTTCACTTCCACCACCGTGGCTGCCGCCCTGACGACGATCTACGACCGCGTTCGATGA
- the wecB gene encoding non-hydrolyzing UDP-N-acetylglucosamine 2-epimerase, translating to MKIVSVVGARPQFVKLAPIHKAALAAGVEHVIVHTGQHYDPMLSDVFFEDLGIGAPDVHLGVGSGSHGVQTGAMLAALDAVFDEHRPDWVLVYGDTNSTVAAALSAVKMHIPVAHLEAGLRSFNRRMPEEHNRVMTDHAADLLLAPTQVAVDHLADEGLAARTVLVGDVMTDVLFEVRDEVGSRPSPLLAELGLEPGGYYVATIHRAENTDDPDRLAEVAAALADLDKPVVLLAHPRVVAKAAAHGITLTQGSLIAHQSLAYAELIAAALSSAGVVTDSGGLQKEAFLLRVPCTTVRTETEWVETIELGWNVLANSSEEIAAGVTRPRPIDTDVAPYGDGHAADRVVAELVRAAGGAGVA from the coding sequence GTGAAGATCGTCAGTGTCGTGGGCGCGCGCCCACAGTTCGTCAAGCTCGCCCCCATCCACAAGGCTGCGCTCGCGGCCGGCGTCGAGCACGTCATCGTCCACACCGGACAGCACTACGACCCCATGCTGTCGGACGTCTTCTTCGAAGACCTCGGAATCGGCGCTCCCGACGTCCACCTCGGCGTCGGCAGCGGGTCGCACGGTGTGCAGACTGGTGCGATGCTCGCTGCGCTCGACGCGGTGTTCGACGAACACCGCCCGGACTGGGTGCTGGTGTACGGCGACACGAACTCGACGGTGGCCGCCGCCCTCAGCGCGGTCAAGATGCACATCCCGGTCGCGCACCTCGAGGCAGGCCTGCGCAGCTTCAACCGACGGATGCCGGAGGAACACAACCGGGTGATGACCGATCACGCCGCCGATCTGCTCCTCGCCCCGACGCAGGTCGCTGTCGATCACCTCGCCGACGAGGGCCTCGCAGCTCGCACCGTTCTCGTCGGCGACGTGATGACGGACGTGCTGTTCGAGGTTCGCGATGAGGTCGGCTCGCGACCCTCGCCGTTGCTGGCCGAATTGGGCCTGGAACCCGGCGGCTACTACGTGGCGACGATCCACCGCGCGGAGAACACGGACGATCCCGACCGCCTGGCCGAGGTCGCGGCTGCTCTCGCGGATCTGGACAAGCCGGTCGTGCTCCTCGCGCACCCTCGGGTGGTCGCGAAAGCCGCCGCGCACGGAATCACGCTCACGCAGGGATCACTCATCGCGCACCAGTCGCTCGCCTACGCCGAGCTCATCGCCGCCGCACTCTCCAGCGCAGGTGTCGTCACCGACTCGGGTGGCCTGCAGAAGGAGGCCTTCCTGCTGCGCGTCCCGTGCACGACGGTACGCACCGAGACCGAGTGGGTCGAGACGATCGAGCTCGGCTGGAACGTCCTCGCGAACTCCTCCGAGGAAATCGCCGCCGGCGTGACCCGCCCTCGGCCGATCGACACGGACGTGGCGCCGTATGGTGACGGTCATGCTGCCGACCGTGTCGTCGCAGAGCTTGTGCGAGCGGCCGGCGGCGCTGGCGTCGCGTGA